One genomic window of Kaistia geumhonensis includes the following:
- the pdhA gene encoding pyruvate dehydrogenase (acetyl-transferring) E1 component subunit alpha, whose amino-acid sequence MAVAKSQVGSKAGSTDGRKAAGQRAAKSASPARSAAAKPQVADFSREEELEAYREMLLIRRFEEKAGQMYGMGLIHGFCHLYIGQEAVVVGMQMAIRTGEDQVITGYRDHGHMLATGMDAKGVMAELTGRRDGYSRGKGGSMHMFSIEKQFFGGHGIVGAQVSLGTGLAFANRYRKNDRVSLTYFGDGAANQGQVYESFNMAELWKLPVVYIIENNRYAMGTSVTRSSAQTDFSRRGLSFNIPGEQVDGMDVRAVRAAGERAVEWCRSGKGPYILEMQTYRYRGHSMSDPAKYRSKDEVQKMRNEHDPIEQVRLRLLDKGWATEDDLKKVDADVRDIVNEAADFAQNSPEPDVAELWTDILK is encoded by the coding sequence ATGGCTGTAGCCAAATCGCAGGTCGGCAGCAAAGCCGGGTCGACCGACGGTCGCAAGGCAGCCGGGCAGAGGGCCGCAAAATCCGCGTCGCCCGCACGCTCGGCCGCCGCGAAGCCGCAGGTCGCCGACTTCTCGCGCGAAGAGGAACTCGAAGCCTACCGCGAGATGCTGCTGATCCGGCGGTTCGAGGAAAAGGCTGGCCAGATGTATGGCATGGGCCTGATTCACGGCTTCTGCCACCTCTATATCGGCCAGGAGGCGGTCGTCGTCGGGATGCAGATGGCGATCCGTACCGGCGAGGATCAGGTGATCACCGGCTATCGCGACCATGGCCACATGCTCGCGACCGGAATGGACGCAAAGGGCGTCATGGCCGAACTGACCGGCCGCCGCGACGGCTACTCGCGCGGCAAGGGCGGCTCGATGCACATGTTCTCGATCGAGAAGCAGTTCTTCGGCGGCCACGGCATCGTTGGCGCCCAGGTCTCGCTCGGCACCGGCCTCGCTTTCGCCAATCGCTACCGCAAGAACGACCGCGTCTCGCTGACTTATTTCGGCGACGGCGCCGCCAATCAGGGCCAGGTCTACGAGAGCTTCAACATGGCGGAGCTCTGGAAACTGCCTGTCGTCTACATCATCGAGAACAACCGATACGCGATGGGCACGTCGGTGACGCGCTCCTCGGCGCAGACCGATTTCTCGCGCCGGGGCCTCTCCTTCAACATCCCTGGCGAGCAGGTGGACGGCATGGATGTGCGCGCCGTGCGCGCAGCCGGCGAGCGCGCCGTCGAATGGTGCCGCTCCGGCAAGGGCCCCTACATCCTCGAGATGCAGACTTACCGCTATCGCGGCCACTCGATGTCCGACCCGGCCAAGTACCGGTCGAAGGACGAAGTGCAGAAGATGCGCAACGAGCACGACCCGATCGAGCAGGTGCGGCTGCGCCTTCTCGACAAGGGCTGGGCCACCGAGGACGATCTGAAGAAGGTCGACGCGGACGTTCGCGACATCGTCAACGAAGCGGCGGATTTCGCCCAGAACAGCCCCGAGCCGGACGTCGCCGAGCTCTGGACGGACATTCTCAAGTAA
- a CDS encoding FtsB family cell division protein — MTTRQRRNSRRRKLLLPLGAVAVMAYFGYHSFNGDYGIWSRDRMNREAIGLEAELQSLKAQRLALQERSRLLRPESLDPDMIDERARSNLNVLKPDELVIDLAASQSVASQ; from the coding sequence ATGACCACCCGCCAGCGCCGCAATTCCCGCCGCCGCAAGCTTCTGCTGCCGCTCGGCGCCGTCGCGGTGATGGCCTATTTCGGCTATCACTCCTTCAACGGCGACTACGGCATCTGGTCTCGCGACCGCATGAACCGCGAGGCGATCGGCCTCGAGGCAGAGCTTCAGAGTCTCAAGGCGCAGCGCCTTGCGCTACAGGAGCGCTCGCGTCTGCTGCGACCGGAAAGTCTGGACCCGGACATGATCGACGAGCGCGCCCGCAGCAATCTCAATGTGCTCAAGCCGGACGAGCTGGTCATCGATCTTGCTGCATCGCAGTCGGTCGCATCGCAGTAA
- a CDS encoding pyruvate dehydrogenase complex E1 component subunit beta yields the protein MPIEILMPALSPTMEEGKLSKWLKKEGDSVKSGDVIAEIETDKATMEVEAIDEGTVGKLLVPEGTENVKVNTPIAVLLAEGEDASAASALPAKDEQGIAEASKNGSGEAHSAPAASAAAPVLPASVKADVASDPDIPAGTEFVTMTVREALRDAMAEEMRRDGDVFVIGEEVAEYQGAYKITQGLLQEFGADRVIDTPITEHGFAGLATGAALAGLKPIVEFMTFNFAMQAIDQIINSAAKTLYMSGGQLGASIVFRGPNGAAARVGAQHSQDYSSWYSHVPGLKVVAPYTAADAKGLLKAAIRDPNPVIFLENEILYGHSFEVPKLDDFVLPIGKARIHKPGKDVTLVSFGIGMTYAVKAAEQLAAEGIDAEVIDLRTLRPLDIDTVVASVMKTGRCVTVEEGWPQNSIGSEIASQLMEKAFDYLDAPVLKVTGKDVPMPYAANLEKLALPSVAEVIAAVKAVTYR from the coding sequence ATGCCGATCGAGATCCTGATGCCGGCTCTCTCGCCGACCATGGAGGAGGGCAAGCTCTCCAAATGGCTCAAGAAGGAAGGCGATAGCGTCAAGTCCGGCGACGTCATCGCCGAAATCGAGACCGACAAGGCGACGATGGAGGTCGAGGCCATCGACGAGGGGACGGTGGGCAAGCTGCTCGTCCCCGAGGGCACCGAGAACGTCAAGGTCAACACGCCGATCGCCGTTCTTCTGGCCGAAGGCGAGGATGCATCCGCCGCGTCGGCGCTGCCGGCGAAGGACGAGCAGGGCATCGCCGAGGCCTCCAAGAACGGCAGCGGCGAAGCGCATTCTGCGCCGGCGGCGAGCGCGGCCGCTCCGGTTCTGCCCGCCTCGGTCAAGGCCGATGTGGCGAGCGATCCCGACATTCCGGCCGGCACCGAATTCGTCACCATGACGGTGCGCGAGGCGCTCCGCGACGCGATGGCCGAAGAGATGCGTCGCGATGGCGACGTCTTCGTCATCGGCGAGGAAGTGGCCGAGTATCAGGGCGCCTACAAGATCACGCAGGGCCTGCTGCAGGAGTTCGGCGCCGACCGCGTCATCGACACGCCGATTACCGAGCACGGCTTCGCGGGCCTCGCGACCGGCGCGGCGCTGGCTGGGCTGAAGCCGATCGTCGAGTTCATGACCTTCAACTTCGCCATGCAGGCGATCGACCAGATCATCAACTCGGCCGCCAAGACGCTCTACATGTCGGGTGGCCAGCTCGGCGCATCGATCGTGTTCCGCGGTCCGAACGGCGCCGCAGCCCGCGTCGGCGCGCAGCACAGCCAGGATTACTCGTCCTGGTACAGCCATGTGCCCGGCCTCAAGGTCGTGGCGCCCTATACCGCCGCCGACGCGAAGGGTCTGCTCAAGGCCGCGATCCGCGATCCGAACCCGGTGATCTTTCTCGAGAACGAGATCCTCTACGGCCACTCCTTCGAGGTGCCGAAGCTCGACGATTTCGTGCTGCCAATCGGCAAGGCGCGCATCCACAAGCCCGGCAAGGACGTGACGCTCGTCTCGTTCGGCATCGGCATGACCTATGCCGTCAAGGCCGCCGAGCAGCTCGCCGCCGAGGGTATCGACGCCGAGGTGATCGACCTCCGCACGCTGCGCCCGCTCGACATCGACACCGTCGTCGCCTCGGTCATGAAGACCGGCCGCTGCGTCACCGTCGAGGAAGGCTGGCCGCAGAACTCGATCGGCTCAGAGATCGCCTCGCAGCTGATGGAGAAGGCGTTCGACTATCTCGATGCGCCGGTGCTCAAGGTCACC